From the Pongo pygmaeus isolate AG05252 chromosome X, NHGRI_mPonPyg2-v2.0_pri, whole genome shotgun sequence genome, one window contains:
- the NDP gene encoding norrin codes for MRKHVLAASFSMLSLLVIMGDTDSKTDSSFIMDSDPRRCMRHHYVDSISHPLYKCSSKMVLLARCEGHCSQASRSEPLVSFSTVLKQPFRSSCHCCRPQTSKLKALRLRCSGGMRLTATYRYILSCHCEECNS; via the exons atgagaaaacatgtaCTAGCTGCATCCTTTTCTATGCTCTCCCTGCTGGTGATAATGGGAGATACAGACAGTAAAACGGACAGCTCGTTCATAATGGACTCGGACCCTCGACGCTGCATGAGGCACCACTATGTGGATTCTATCAGTCACCCATTGTACAAGTGTAGCTCAAAG ATGGTGCTCCTGGCCAGGTGCGAGGGGCACTGCAGCCAGGCGTCGCGCTCCGAGCCTTTGGTGTCGTTCAGCACTGTCCTCAAGCAACCCTTCCGTTCTTCCTGTCACTGCTGCCGGCCCCAGACTTCCAAGCTGAAGGCGCTGCGGCTGCGATGCTCAGGGGGCATGCGACTCACTGCCACCTACCGGTACATCCTCTCCTGTCACTGCGAGGAATGCAATTCCTGA